Proteins encoded by one window of Hyphomicrobium nitrativorans NL23:
- a CDS encoding thiamine pyrophosphate-dependent enzyme, whose product MPHGGKILIDQLAAHGVTRVFEVPGESFLAALDGLYETSAIETIVCRHEGGAAMMAEATGKLTGRPGIVFATRGPGVVNAISGVYVAQQDATPMILFVGLPTTPLEDKAPFQEIDLEALFSGIAKWTGIIRQADRVAEYVQRAFTVAMSGRPGPVIIGLPEDVLSQETSATVLAPAALKGGAPSARDMSDLGQRLAAAARPLIIVGGPGWTDETRHAVERFAQRFDLPIASSFRCQDYVDNRHPCYVGHLGFTTDTKLKAGLTAADLVIAVGAEVADIATDSYALLSGPGKTFVQVHPEPSAILGYRGAALSIVATSAAFSEALADVAPEPRETESRRWGGYRLDLRAAYEASLAPRPTPGALKLEDVVTAVSTLLPENGIVTNGAGNYSQWVHRYFQFKGYHTGLAPTSGSMGYGLPAAIAAKLEHPDAPVVCFAGDGCFAMTGAELGTAVQHGLAIVILIANNGMFGTIRMHQERKYPGRPSGTDLVNPDFAAFARAHGAQGATVENSEDFEAVFRDALRAEGPFVIDLRQDPDAITPTQTLSGLVRD is encoded by the coding sequence ATGCCGCACGGCGGAAAGATCCTGATCGACCAATTGGCCGCGCATGGCGTCACGCGCGTGTTCGAAGTGCCGGGTGAAAGCTTTCTGGCCGCGCTCGATGGGCTTTATGAGACCTCGGCCATCGAGACCATCGTCTGCCGGCATGAAGGCGGAGCGGCGATGATGGCCGAGGCGACGGGCAAGCTCACCGGCCGTCCCGGCATCGTCTTCGCGACGCGCGGGCCGGGCGTCGTCAACGCCATCTCCGGCGTTTACGTCGCGCAGCAGGACGCCACGCCGATGATCCTGTTCGTCGGCCTGCCGACGACCCCTCTCGAAGACAAGGCGCCGTTTCAGGAGATCGACCTCGAAGCCCTCTTTTCCGGCATCGCCAAGTGGACCGGCATCATCCGGCAGGCGGATCGGGTGGCCGAGTACGTTCAGCGCGCGTTTACGGTGGCGATGTCGGGGCGGCCGGGGCCTGTCATCATCGGCTTGCCGGAAGATGTGCTCTCCCAAGAGACGAGCGCAACGGTGCTCGCACCTGCGGCGCTTAAAGGCGGTGCCCCGTCCGCGCGTGACATGAGCGATCTCGGCCAACGTCTCGCCGCTGCGGCGCGTCCGCTCATCATCGTCGGCGGACCTGGTTGGACGGACGAAACGCGGCACGCGGTCGAGCGGTTTGCGCAGCGGTTCGATCTTCCGATCGCGTCGTCGTTCCGGTGTCAGGATTACGTCGACAACCGGCATCCCTGCTATGTGGGTCACCTGGGCTTCACGACGGATACCAAGCTCAAGGCCGGCCTCACGGCGGCCGACCTCGTGATCGCGGTCGGCGCGGAAGTGGCCGACATCGCGACCGATTCCTACGCCCTTCTCAGCGGTCCGGGAAAAACGTTCGTGCAAGTCCATCCCGAGCCCAGCGCGATTTTGGGCTATCGCGGCGCGGCGCTTTCGATCGTCGCAACATCCGCAGCGTTTTCGGAAGCGCTCGCCGACGTTGCGCCCGAGCCGCGCGAAACGGAGAGCCGTCGCTGGGGCGGCTATCGTCTGGATCTGCGCGCGGCGTACGAAGCGAGCCTCGCGCCGCGGCCGACGCCGGGTGCGCTCAAGCTCGAAGACGTGGTGACGGCGGTCTCGACGCTCCTGCCTGAAAACGGGATCGTGACAAACGGTGCCGGAAACTATTCGCAGTGGGTGCACCGCTACTTCCAGTTCAAGGGCTATCACACGGGGCTCGCGCCCACGTCCGGTTCGATGGGCTACGGGCTGCCGGCGGCGATTGCGGCGAAGCTCGAACACCCCGACGCGCCTGTCGTGTGCTTCGCCGGCGACGGCTGTTTCGCCATGACGGGGGCCGAGCTCGGGACGGCCGTGCAGCACGGACTCGCCATCGTCATCCTGATTGCCAACAACGGGATGTTCGGCACGATCCGGATGCACCAGGAGCGGAAGTATCCGGGACGTCCGAGCGGGACCGATCTCGTCAACCCGGATTTCGCCGCGTTTGCGCGAGCGCACGGGGCGCAGGGCGCGACGGTCGAAAACAGCGAGGACTTCGAAGCGGTGTTCCGCGATGCACTCCGCGCCGAAGGTCCGTTCGTCATCGATCTCCGGCAGGATCCGGACGCCATCACCCCCACGCAGACGCTGTCGGGCCTCGTGCGGGATTGA